Proteins encoded by one window of Cydia fagiglandana chromosome Z, ilCydFagi1.1, whole genome shotgun sequence:
- the LOC134678353 gene encoding uncharacterized protein LOC134678353, whose translation MSIMLEPDEVDDGYFTPVASTTLASIFKEDSSVDAAVNPSLKYKPPQLKKTEECSKPDDASTSQCVFSCSIIAYEWVQGNHKCKGKVGFAMMKIVKSGLCKMILYSPDKSTLSCTTITPQLEVTMSSGTMISYYDDHKKYWGLCFNDKNIERVKELLKKENVAIKPYISPEFKPEVDILESDEATNETANSSTTEDSTAMSATSQNDKASILTRIANVGHAILPSLPGSPVKKPTSIEVTNTPNRHGSAEQSKVLPDVSIGKEHDNVSMPDINKSIAVQAGQNNAEANNRNECGQTTVTSVPLVNNQIFTYVNGYMVPLHMQVPVIDHFNGADTCAEIELIIHKLTHLKSVVRTMETKYTQNMEKSQSDQVFKKISDLEQLISEKNETINHLENVKQELTDRVNNLKEQVQKTNQDLERNTKLLDNEEQVLINRKIKTLMNNTFHSLASNFDNEVNYTGNYVKGILAAVIKKITIDSLVNLFPNDASNSNKGDD comes from the exons ATGTCTATTATGTTGGAACCTGACGAGGTAGACGATGGATACTTTACTCCAGTCGCAAG TACTACCTTGGCAAGCATTTTCAAAGAAGATTCCAGTGTTGACGCAGCAGTTAATCCTTCCCTCaaatacaaacctcctcaactAAAGAAAACAGAAGAGTGTAGTAAGCCTGATGATGCTAGTACTTCACAATGTGTGTTTTCATGCTCCATCATCGCTTATGAATG GGTACAAGGAAACCACAAATGTAAAGGGAAGGTTGGTTTTgctatgatgaaaatagtaaaAAGTGGTTTGTGTAAAATGATACTTTACAGCCCTGATAAGTCTACACTATCCTGCACTACAATCACACCACAACTAGAGGTAACTATGTCATCAGGAACTATGATATCATACTATGATgatcataaaaaatattggggGTTGTGTTTTAATGACAAAAATATTGAAAGAGTCAAAGaactattaaaaaaagaaaatgttgCTATTAAGCCCTACATAAGTCCTGAATTTAAACCTGAGGTAGACATACTTGAGAGTGATGAAGCCACAAATGAAACTGCAAATAGCAGTACAACAGAGGATAGCACTGCCATGTCCGCCACATCACAGAATGATAAAGCCTCCATTCTGACCAGAATTGCTAATGTGGGCCATGCAATATTACCATCACTACCAGGAAGTCCTGTAAAAAAACCAACATCAATAGAAGTAACAAACACTCCCAACCGGCATGGTTCAGCAGAGCAATCAAAAGTTTTACCAGATGTCAGCATTGGGAAAGAACATGATAATGTATCAATGCCAGACATCAATAAAAGTATTGCAGTACAGGCAGGTCAAAATAACGCTGAAGCAAATAATAGGAATGAATGTGGTCAAACAACAGTAACAAGTGTACCTTTagtcaataatcaaatatttacttatgtaaATGGATATATGGTACCATTGCATATGCAGGTGCCTGTCATAGATCATTTTAATGGTGCTGATACTTGTGCAGAAATAGAACTCATCATACACAAACTTACTCATTTAAAGAGTGTTGTAAGAACAATGGAAACGAAATATACACAAAACATGGAAAAGTCCCAAAGTGACCAAGTTTTTAAGAAAATATCTGATTTGGAACAGTTAATCAGTGAAAAAAATGAAACTATTAATCACCTTGAAAATGTGAAACAGGAATTAACAGACCGTGTAAATAACTTGAAAGAAcaagtacaaaaaacaaaccagGATTTAGAAAGGAATACAAAGCTTCTTGACAATGAGGAGCAAGTGCTCATAAACAGAAAGATTAAAACTCTTATGAACAATACATTCCATTCGCTTGCCAGCAATTTTGACAATGAAGTTAATTATACTGGGAACTATGTAAAAGGAATATTAGCAgctgttataaaaaaaattacaattgaCTCATTAGTAAATTTGTTTCCCAATGATGCAAGTAATTCCAACAAAGGAGATGATTAA